In one window of Mercurialis annua linkage group LG4, ddMerAnnu1.2, whole genome shotgun sequence DNA:
- the LOC126676627 gene encoding serine/threonine-protein kinase Nek6-like, giving the protein MESDNGEAKSKMEDYEVLEQIGRGAFGSAFLVLHKTENKKYVLKKIRLAKQTEKFKRTAHQEMELIAKLNNPYIVEYKDSWVDKANCVRIVMAYCEGGDMAAIIKKARGIYIPEEKLCKWLTQLLLAVDYLHSNRVLHRDLKCSNIFLTKDDDVRLGDFGLAKLLKTEDLASSVVGTPNYMCPELLADIPYGYKSDIWSLGCCMFEIAAHHPAFRAPDMAGLINKINRSSISPLPIVYSASLKQIIKSMLRKNPEHRPTAAELLRHPHLQIYLLRCRNTSSVYLPVKPTDNSKEKTRRKSLSGKPRGSNDNTDREVWPQNQLENDRPYEGNVVSHVDIRASTSSAEDNLETKRVDPTSYTVETSDSMTGPKDSSTDSETSICNGDKQPDSTPPAQKDGAELEFILESIPAHQPETEPTSEQYQEVDAKIVTTMDQQALCNQKVIEEAQIEGDGSTTENSRMLEVPTSFDKGLPEAINEPFVEPECSSQKPESPDIYTEEVPLDYLSNESNDILPSVSCKDEGGAKPDTNNSAMETEKDDSYRTIQAGSHIALLNTLAALNGGETKSEWENPGQQRADALESLLELCARLLRQDKIDELAGVLKPFGEEVVSSRETAIWLTKSLMTQHKFNGGT; this is encoded by the exons ATGGAGTCTGATAATGGTGAAGCAAAGTCCAAGATGGAAGATTATGAAGTTCTTGAACAGATTGGCAGAGGAGCTTTTGGTTCTGCTTTTCTTGTTCTTCATAAAACCGAGAATAAAAA GTATGTATTGAAGAAGATTCGGCTTGCCAAGCAGACTGAGAAGTTCAAACGTACAGCTCATCAAGAG ATGGAGTTAATAGCAAAATTGAATAATCCATATATTGTGGAGTATAAGGATTCTTGGGTGGACAAG GCAAATTGTGTACGCATAGTAATGGCTTACTGTGAAGGTGGAGATAT GGCTGCAATTATAAAGAAGGCTAGGGGCATTTATATTCCAGAGGAG AAGCTCTGCAAATGGTTGACTCAGTTACTGCTAGCTGTGGACTATCTGCATTCAAATCGCGTCCTTCACCGAGATCTAAAG TGCTCCAATATATTTCTTACAAAGGACGATGATGTCCGCCTTG GTGACTTTGGACTTGCAAAGCTTCTCAAAACAGAAGACCTTGCTTCTTCG GTGGTTGGCACTCCTAATTACATGTGTCCCGAGCTCCTAGCAGATATACCTTATGGGTATAAATCTGATATATGGTCTCTTG GTTGCTGTATGTTTGAAATTGCTGCACATCACCCTGCATTTAGGGCTCCT GACATGGCTGGACTAATCAACAAAATAAACAGATCCTCCATTTCTCCTCTCCCAATAGTGTATTCTGCTTCACT GAAACAAATTATCAAGAGTATGCTAAGGAAGAACCCGGAGCACAGACCTACA GCTGCAGAACTGTTAAGGCATCCTCATTTGCAGATATATCTACTTCGTTGCCGTAATACTTCTTCTGTGTATCTTCCCGTAAAGCCCACTGACAATTCAAAGGAGAAAACAAGGAGAAAATCCTTGTCTGGAAAACCTAGAGGTAGCAATGACAACACAGACAGGGAAGTCTGGCCACAAAACCAGCTGGAAAACGATCGACCATATGAGGGAAACGTCGTATCTCATGTTGACATTCGCGCATCAACGTCCAGTGCGGAAGACAACCTTGAGACGAAAAGGGTTGATCCGACGAGCTATACTGTGGAAACTTCGGATTCTATGACTGGTCCGAAAGACAGTTCCACTGATTCTGAAACTAGCATTTGTAATGGAGACAAGCAACCTGATTCTACCCCTCCAGCTCAGAAGGATGGCGCTGAACTTGAGTTTATTCTGGAAAGCATACCGGCTCATCAGCCCGAAACAGAGCCGACATCTGAGCAATATCAAGAGGTAGACGCAAAAATTGTTACCACAATGGATCAACAAGCTCTGTGCAACCAGAAAGTCATTGAAGAAGCTCAAATAGAGGGCGACGGTTCTACAACAGAGAATAGCAGGATGCTGGAAGTGCCTACATCCTTTGATAAAGGCTTGCCCGAAGCTATAAATGAACCATTTGTTGAGCCAGAATGTAGTTCACAAAAACCAGAAAGCCCCGATATCTATACAGAAGAGGTACCTTTGGACTACTTATCGAATGAAAGTAATGATATACTACCATCAGTTTCATGTAAAGACGAAGGTGGAGCGAAACCAGATACGAATAACTCCGCCATGGAAACCGAGAAAGATGACTCTTATAGAACGATACAGGCAGGAAGTCACATTGCGTTGCTTAATACACTCGCGGCACTGAATGGAGGTGAAACCAAGAGTGAATGGGAGAACCCTGGTCAGCAACGAGCTGATGCTCTCGAGTCTCTGCTTGAGTTATGCGCACGGCTACTCAGACAAGACAAAATCGATGAGCTCGCCGGCGTGCTGAAACCATTCGGAGAAGAAGTCGTCTCGTCCAGAGAAACAGCAATTTGGTTAACAAAAAGTCTGATGACACAACATAAATTTAATGGAGGGACCTAA
- the LOC126678199 gene encoding carboxyl-terminal-processing peptidase 3, chloroplastic isoform X1: protein MESLCPTFELSLTSKLLFSSPPFSSQPYHKKWRAVCSASSFHRTVKTDSKPQSVAPDFIKSIGKGVIGFAAAAATALSSLPYFDSPAFAEAITVAFPVSRAREVNTVQRTLVEAWGLIRETFVDPTFNHQDWDMKLQQTMVEMFPLNSADAAYTKISGMLSTLGDPFTRIISPKEYQSFRIGSDGNLQGVGIFINVEPKTGHLVVLSCIDSSPAARAGIHQGDELIEINGERLDGFDSEAAARKLRGPAGTSVTVKVHNAKNSTSDSSIRVVNLPRENIKLSPISSTIIPHKTPDGRQTKTGYVKLSTFSQSAAVDMANTILEMETEGVHSYILDLRNNPGGLVTAGLDVAQMWLDGDETLVNTIDREGNMLPINMVNGHALTHDPLVVLINEGSASASEILAGALHDNGRAILVGRKTFGKGKIQSVTELHDGSALFVTVAKYVSPARHDIDQVGIMPDVQCTTDMLNSPREYSLLKNKSSASSLEADSCILVAEHQLDVQQSTGTAS, encoded by the exons ATGGAGTCTCTCTGTCCAACTTTTGAACTCTCGTTAACCTCAAAGCTTCTCTTCTCTTCTCCTCCATTTTCTTCTCAACCATATCATAAAAAATGGAGGGCCGTCTGTTCCGCTTCTTCCTTTCATCGGACGGTTAAAACTGATTCAAAGCCGCAATCCGTCGCCccagattttataaaatcaatcgGCAAAGGTGTTATCGGttttgctgctgctgctgctactGCTCTCTCTTCACTACCTTATTTCGATTCTCCGGCGTTTGCAGAGGCAATAACGGTCGCTTTTCCCGTTTCCCGCGCTCGTGAg GTAAATACAGTTCAAAGAACACTTGTGGAAGCTTGGGGTTTGATTAGAGAAACTTTTGTTGACCCAACATTTAATCATCAAG ATTGGGATATGAAGTTGCAGCAAACAATGGTGGAAATGTTTCCACTGAATTCAGCTGATGCCGCTTATACAAAGATCAGTGGAATGCTTTCTACTCTTGGGGATCCTTTTACTCGTATTATCAGTCCAAAG GAGTACCAGAGTTTTAGGATTGGTAGTGATGGAAATTTGCAAGGGGTTGGAATCTTTATAAATGTTGAGCCAAAGACTGGTCATTTG GTCGTTTTATCGTGCATTGACAGTAGCCCAGCTGCTCGTGCTGGCATTCACCAAGGAGATGAACTGATTGAGATTAATG GGGAGAGACTTGATGGTTTTGATAGTGAAGCTGCAGCGCGGAAGTTGAGAGGGCCTGCGGGAACATCTGTTACCGTAAAAGTCCACAAT gCAAAAAATTCGACCAGCGATTCTAGTATAAGAGTG GTCAATCTTCCTCGCGAGAACATTAAGCTATCCCCAATTTCAAGTACAATCATTCCTCATAAAACGCCAGATGGCCGCCAAACAAAGACCGGTTATGTTAAGCTATCTACCTTTTCTCAG AGTGCTGCTGTTGATATGGCAAACACAATACTTGAAATGGAAACTGAAGGTGTACATTCATACATTCTGGATCTGCGGAATAACCCA GGAGGTTTAGTAACAGCAGGACTTGATGTTGCTCAAATGTGGCTGGATGGAGATGAGACTCTTGTAAACACAATCGACAGGGAAGGGAATATGCTTCCCATCAACATGGTTAATGGGCACGCCCTAACGCATGATCCGCTTGTTGTTCTT ATCAATGAAGGAAGTGCAAGTGCAAGTGAGATTTTAGCCGGAGCATTACACGATAATGGCCGAGCTATCCTTGTAGGGCGCAAAACATTCGGCAAGGGGAAAATTCAG AGTGTGACAGAATTGCATGATGGATCTGCTCTATTTGTGACGGTTGCAAAGTATGTTTCACCTGCTCGTCATGACATAGATCAGGTTGGCATAATGCCTGATGTGCAGTGCACAACAGACATGCTCAATTCACCCAGAGAATATTCTTTGTTGAAGAATAAGAGCTCTGCCTCATCCCTTGAAGCTGATTCTTGCATTTTGGTAGCCGAACACCAACTCGATGTTCAACAATCCACTGGAACTGCATCTTAG
- the LOC126678199 gene encoding carboxyl-terminal-processing peptidase 3, chloroplastic isoform X2, with the protein MKLQQTMVEMFPLNSADAAYTKISGMLSTLGDPFTRIISPKEYQSFRIGSDGNLQGVGIFINVEPKTGHLVVLSCIDSSPAARAGIHQGDELIEINGERLDGFDSEAAARKLRGPAGTSVTVKVHNAKNSTSDSSIRVVNLPRENIKLSPISSTIIPHKTPDGRQTKTGYVKLSTFSQSAAVDMANTILEMETEGVHSYILDLRNNPGGLVTAGLDVAQMWLDGDETLVNTIDREGNMLPINMVNGHALTHDPLVVLINEGSASASEILAGALHDNGRAILVGRKTFGKGKIQSVTELHDGSALFVTVAKYVSPARHDIDQVGIMPDVQCTTDMLNSPREYSLLKNKSSASSLEADSCILVAEHQLDVQQSTGTAS; encoded by the exons ATGAAGTTGCAGCAAACAATGGTGGAAATGTTTCCACTGAATTCAGCTGATGCCGCTTATACAAAGATCAGTGGAATGCTTTCTACTCTTGGGGATCCTTTTACTCGTATTATCAGTCCAAAG GAGTACCAGAGTTTTAGGATTGGTAGTGATGGAAATTTGCAAGGGGTTGGAATCTTTATAAATGTTGAGCCAAAGACTGGTCATTTG GTCGTTTTATCGTGCATTGACAGTAGCCCAGCTGCTCGTGCTGGCATTCACCAAGGAGATGAACTGATTGAGATTAATG GGGAGAGACTTGATGGTTTTGATAGTGAAGCTGCAGCGCGGAAGTTGAGAGGGCCTGCGGGAACATCTGTTACCGTAAAAGTCCACAAT gCAAAAAATTCGACCAGCGATTCTAGTATAAGAGTG GTCAATCTTCCTCGCGAGAACATTAAGCTATCCCCAATTTCAAGTACAATCATTCCTCATAAAACGCCAGATGGCCGCCAAACAAAGACCGGTTATGTTAAGCTATCTACCTTTTCTCAG AGTGCTGCTGTTGATATGGCAAACACAATACTTGAAATGGAAACTGAAGGTGTACATTCATACATTCTGGATCTGCGGAATAACCCA GGAGGTTTAGTAACAGCAGGACTTGATGTTGCTCAAATGTGGCTGGATGGAGATGAGACTCTTGTAAACACAATCGACAGGGAAGGGAATATGCTTCCCATCAACATGGTTAATGGGCACGCCCTAACGCATGATCCGCTTGTTGTTCTT ATCAATGAAGGAAGTGCAAGTGCAAGTGAGATTTTAGCCGGAGCATTACACGATAATGGCCGAGCTATCCTTGTAGGGCGCAAAACATTCGGCAAGGGGAAAATTCAG AGTGTGACAGAATTGCATGATGGATCTGCTCTATTTGTGACGGTTGCAAAGTATGTTTCACCTGCTCGTCATGACATAGATCAGGTTGGCATAATGCCTGATGTGCAGTGCACAACAGACATGCTCAATTCACCCAGAGAATATTCTTTGTTGAAGAATAAGAGCTCTGCCTCATCCCTTGAAGCTGATTCTTGCATTTTGGTAGCCGAACACCAACTCGATGTTCAACAATCCACTGGAACTGCATCTTAG
- the LOC126676629 gene encoding chaperone protein dnaJ 6-like — MGKKKNKSRVSRHQKEDDGVESEEEEVEFEQQEEDEQQENFNQSSINNKSLYEVLGVERTASQQEIKKAYYKLALRLHPDKNPGDEDAKEKFQQLQKVISILGDEEKRAVYDQTGCVDDADLAGDVVENLRQFFRTMYKKVTEADIEEFEANYRGSDSEKKDLIDLYEKYEGNMNRLFCSMICSDPKIDSHRFKDILDEAISAGDLTESRAYKKWAKKISMTKQPSSPLKRKAKSNKQPEADLLAIISQRQSERKDRLDSMFSTLISKYGGSSANPEPSEEEFEAIQKKIKRRSSSKKSKVK; from the exons AAGAACAAATCTAGGGTTTCTCGTCATCAAAAAGAAGATGATGGAGTCgaatcagaagaagaagaagtagaaTTTGAACAACAAGAAGAAGACGAACAGCAAGAGAATTTCAATCAGTCTTCAATTAATAACAAGAGTCTCTACGAG GTTCTTGGTGTTGAGAGAACAGCATCTCAGCAGGAAATAAAGAAAGCGTACTATAAGTTGGCTTTGCGGCTGCATCCTGATAAAAATCCTGGCGATGAG GATGCTAAAGAAAAGTTTCAGCAATTGCAAAAGGTTATTTCAATTCTCGGCGATGAGGAGAAACGAGCTGTCTATGATCAAACTGGTTGTGTTGATGACGCT GATCTAGCTGGTGATGTTGTTGAGAATTTGAGGCAATTTTTCAGAACCATGTACAAAAAG GTCACTGAAGCTGATATTGAAGAGTTTGAAGCTAATTATAGGGGATCTGATTCTGAGAAAAAGGATTTGATTGATCTCTATGAGAAGTACGAGGGGAACATGAATAG GCTCTTCTGCTCAATGATCTGTTCTGATCCTAAAATTGATTCGCATCGCTTTAAAGATATCCTGGATGAGGCAATTTCTGCTG GTGACTTAACAGAATCCAGAGCTTACAAGAAATGGGCAAAGAAAATATCTATGACAAAACAACCCAGCAGCCCTTTAAAAAGGAAGGCAAA GTCAAATAAACAACCGGAAGCAGATTTACTTGCTATCATATCTCAGCGCCAAAGTGAGAGGAAAGACCGCCTTGATTCCATGTTTTCAACTCTGATTTCTAAATATGGTGGCAGTAGTGCAAATCCTGAACCATCGGAAGAAGAATTTGAAGCCATACAGAAGAAAATCAAGAGACGATCCTCTTCGAAAAAATCAAAGGTAAAGTAG
- the LOC126679255 gene encoding aspartic proteinase CDR1-like: MDSFIFHLSIFKLSLLATSLSFSFSLPITESPKGNGIAFQTPLIHWSSPESPFYEPNLTPGELMQASVRTSRARGNHLHNKIMLEKSGNVSYSRKYPISRLSIIDKVYVMKFHIGSPPVETYAIPDTGSDLVWVQCGPICPHCYKQRIPLFDSDKSSTYEVRNCTHPDCLKALWWLGQSQICTNPRALCGYQTSYEDGSYSEGTIGSDILTFPGHISEFGNYTLRTFFGCGYNNSAVPGEDPDEFNSPGVVGLANQMASLVGQLALGQFSYCISLPSVQKPNQTIEIRFGPAASVSGHSTAIVSDLNGWYFFKSVEGIYLDNTRVVGYPDWVFQFSNGGHGGLIIDTGTTYTELYHLAFNALVQSLTDFIAFEPDRFDESNSNYSLCYSAEGFADAYLPTIEFRFKDNQDTFLDFGFDNSWIYNGSDQYCLAMFSTTGVSIIGIYQQRGIKFGYDLKNSVVSFTDSPGCDVTS, from the coding sequence atggaTTCTTTCATATTTCATTTATCCATTTTCAAGTTGTCCCTTTTGGCAACTTCACTttccttttctttctctttACCCATCACAGAATCTCCAAAAGGCAATGGAATTGCTTTCCAAACACCTTTGATTCACTGGTCATCCCCTGAGTCCCCATTCTATGAACCGAACCTGACACCCGGCGAGCTTATGCAGGCCTCCGTACGTACTTCTCGCGCCAGAGGCAACCATCTTCATAATAAGATTATGCTAGAAAAATCAGGCAATGTTTCATACTCGAGGAAATATCCAATTTCACGACTTAGTATTATCGACAAGGTTTATGTGATGAAATTTCACATTGGAAGTCCTCCTGTCGAAACCTATGCAATTCCTGACACAGGCAGTGACCTTGTTTGGGTACAATGTGGGCCAATTTGCCCTCATTGCTACAAGCAAAGAATCCCCTTGTTTGATTCTGACAAGTCATCTACTTATGAAGTAAGAAATTGTACTCATCCCGACTGTTTAAAAGCGCTATGGTGGCTCGGACAGTCTCAAATTTGCACGAATCCTCGTGCGCTATGTGGGTACCAAACATCATACGAGGATGGTTCTTATTCAGAAGGAACTATTGGTTCTGATATTCTGACATTTCCTGGACACATATCAGAATTTGGTAACTACACATTGAGAACATTTTTCGGCTGCGGGTATAATAACTCAGCGGTCCCTGGCGAAGATCCCGACGAGTTTAATTCGCCAGGAGTAGTAGGGTTAGCAAATCAAATGGCTTCGCTGGTCGGACAGTTAGCCCTTGGACAATTCTCTTATTGTATATCACTACCTAGcgtgcaaaaaccgaaccaaactattGAAATCCGATTCGGTCCAGCAGCTAGTGTTTCAGGACATTCAACTGCTATAGTTAGCGATCTCAATGGATGGTATTTCTTCAAAAGTGTAGAAGGGATCTATCTTGATAATACACGTGTCGTCGGATATCCGGATTGGGTTTTCCAATTTTCCAATGGAGGACACGGAGGGCTAATAATCGATACTGGAACAACATATACGGAACTTTATCATCTAGCATTCAATGCTCTAGTCCAGAGCTTAACAGACTTTATTGCATTTGAGCCCGACAGATTCGACGAGAGCAATTCGAATTACTCGTTATGCTATTCAGCAGAGGGATTTGCTGATGCTTATCTGCCTACCATCGAGTTCCGATTTAAAGATAATCAAGATACATTTCTTGATTTCGGTTTCGATAATTCTTGGATTTATAATGGGTCCGATCAGTATTGCTTGGCTATGTTTAGTACCACAGGAGTTTCTATTATTGGGATTTATCAACAAAGGGGTATTAAATTTGGGTATGATTTGAAGAATAGTGTTGTTTCTTTCACTGATTCACCTGGATGTGATGTTACATCTtga